In the Brienomyrus brachyistius isolate T26 chromosome 20, BBRACH_0.4, whole genome shotgun sequence genome, one interval contains:
- the tmem178a gene encoding transmembrane protein 178A isoform X1 → MEKQTLVTAISLTTSILSLTLLITAIFTDHWYETDTRRHKENCDQHGPDSNDQKNRDMPIYHLPLVDSSSSRRNPALLKPIHVGSREEELLENWRSILGMGILESECGRPLFSTYAGLWRKCYYLGMDRDIDKLIVKGIAQQCTTVKYHFSQPIRLRNIPLNLTKTIQQDEWHLLHLRRITAGFLGMAAAVLLCGCIVATVSFFWEESLTQHVSGLLFLMAGIFCTISLCTYAASVSYDLSRNPVLIYGLPADVDHGYSWSIFCAWVSLGLTVASGCLCTTYPFVSRSKGLQSKTAHDSAV, encoded by the exons ATGGAAAAGCAGACGCTGGTAACTGCGATCAGCTTGACAACGAGCATCTTGTCGTTGACTCTGCTGATCACCGCGATCTTCACTGACCACTGGTACGAGACGGACACCAGGAGGCACAAGGAAAACTGCGACCAACATGGGCCGGACTCTAATGACCAGAAAAACAGGGACATGCCAATTTATCACCTGCCTCTGGTGGACAGCAGCAGCTCACGGCGGAACCCGGCACTGCTGAAGCCAATACACGTCGGGAGCAGGGAGGAAGAGCTCCTGGAGAACTGGAGGTCGATCCTAGGGATGGGGATTTTGGAATCGGAATGTGGCCGCCCACTGTTCTCCACATATGCGGGACTCTGGAGGAAATGCTATTACCTTGGCATGGATAGGGATATTGATAAGCTAATAGTAAAAG GTATTGCACAGCAATGCACGACTGTCAAGTACCATTTCTCCCAGCCCATCCGGCTCCGGAATATCCCGCTGAACTTGACCAAGACCATTCAGCAGGATGAATGGCATCTCCTTC ACCTGCGCAGGATCACTGCCGGCTTCCTGGGCATGGCGGCCGCTGTCCTGCTGTGTGGCTGCATTGTGGCCACCGTCAGCTTCTTCTGGGAGGAGAGCCTCACCCAGCACGTGTCCGGCCTGCTTTTCCTCATGGCAG GTATCTTCTGCACCATCTCCCTGTGCACCTATGCAGCCAGTGTCTCCTACGACCTGTCCCGGAACCCGGTCCTCATCTACGGGCTGCCCGCCGACGTGGACCACGGCTACAGCTGGTCTATCTTCTGCGCCTGGGTCAGCCTGGGCCTGACGGTGGCGTCGGGCTGCCTGTGCACCACCTACCCCTTCGTCAGCCGCTCCAAAGGCCTGCAGTCCAAGACAGCGCATGACTCTGCAGTGTGA
- the tmem178a gene encoding transmembrane protein 178A isoform X2 codes for MAAAVLLCGCIVATVSFFWEESLTQHVSGLLFLMAGIFCTISLCTYAASVSYDLSRNPVLIYGLPADVDHGYSWSIFCAWVSLGLTVASGCLCTTYPFVSRSKGLQSKTAHDSAV; via the exons ATGGCGGCCGCTGTCCTGCTGTGTGGCTGCATTGTGGCCACCGTCAGCTTCTTCTGGGAGGAGAGCCTCACCCAGCACGTGTCCGGCCTGCTTTTCCTCATGGCAG GTATCTTCTGCACCATCTCCCTGTGCACCTATGCAGCCAGTGTCTCCTACGACCTGTCCCGGAACCCGGTCCTCATCTACGGGCTGCCCGCCGACGTGGACCACGGCTACAGCTGGTCTATCTTCTGCGCCTGGGTCAGCCTGGGCCTGACGGTGGCGTCGGGCTGCCTGTGCACCACCTACCCCTTCGTCAGCCGCTCCAAAGGCCTGCAGTCCAAGACAGCGCATGACTCTGCAGTGTGA